CTAAATTATAAATAGCTGCTAGAAATACCCCTTCAGAGCCATATATAACATTTACTATAGGATAGCCCATAAAACCTGCATTAGAAAAGATTAAAATAAATTGATAGATATCCTTTTCTGATTGCTCTTTTGATAAAAATGGAACTAATAAATAGGATACTAATATCATTAATAAGTAAATACCTAAAGTAATTATAAATACATTAGCTAATTTACTTAATCGTTCAAAGCTAAAATTATAATTCATTGAATTAATAATTAGAGCTGGTAATGTTAGGTATATAATAATATTAGTTAAGTTCTTATTAAGATGATCATCTACAATCTTCAATCTTTTAATAATAAAACCTGCTAATAATAATAAAAATAATATCAAAGTCTGATTAAACACTGTCCAAAAATTAATCTTCATCACCCTTTTCTTATTTTAATTTAAATTATCAACTTCCTAATTTAACTTTGATTAAAATCTCTTTCTATACTAATCAAAAATAATCTTCAATAACCTAAAGCAATCAAGCTACTAACAAGCAAAAGTATCGCAGAATTTATATTAAATAATAAATATTTAGTTAATACCAAGAGAATATTATATTATATAACTTTATTAGAAACTTGTTCCCATAACTTAATTTTAGAACTAAGCCAATAGCAACAGCTACATATCTCTAGAAGTATTATCAATTTCTATCAATAACAATTTCAGATACATTCATATTCTTAGGTTTATCAAGTAATTCTAAAATAGCTTCTGCTACATTATCAGCTGACATAAATGCTGAAATATCATCTCTAACCCCTTCCCAAAATGGTGTTTCCATCCCACCTACATAAACTCCTGTAATTTTAATTTTACTTTCTTTTAACTCTTGTTGTAAACTTTTAGTCAAACCACTTACCCCAAATTTACTAGCAGAATAAACACTCTCTTCTGCCTTTCCTCTTTTACCTGCTGTAGAGATAATATTTACTATTTGTCCTTGATCTTCTAACTTCATTAAAGATAATGCTTTTTGTGTACAGAATATAGTTCCTTTTAAATTTGTATCTACCATCTTATCAATCTCCTCTAATGATAAGTCTTCCAATTTACCAAAACTTCCTACTCCAGCATTATTAATTAGAATATCAACCCTATAATATTCTGCTTTGACAAACTTAAATAATCTCTTTACCTCTTCATAAACTGTAATATCTGCTGTAAATATATCTGCATAACCTTCTATATCTCTAACCAGCTTAGCAGTCCTCTCTAGCTTATCTAAACCTCTCCCAACTAATATAAGCTTAGCTCCTTTTTGGGCAAATAATACTGACATTACTTTACCTAAACCACTTCCTGCACCAGTAATTACTATAACTTTATCTTTTAGCATCTCTACAACTCCTTTTGTATTATTTTAAACTATGATTTAAAATATATCTATTAATCTTAGCTTTACCCTATAACTATATTATTATAAAGTAGAGAGGGATAGTTAGATTTCGACTAATGATACTTAATAGATATAAAGCTCACACCTCACCCCTTAGTCCCCTCTCCTGTACGACGGGTTGATAAATCCAGAGGAGTTAGAGTGAGGTGTGAGGTTTTAAATTTTAAAACTGTCGTAATACCTATCTTTAGCCTCTAGCTATTATTATTATTTTTTTGAATTTTTATAAGCTCTAAGCCAGCGCCTAGTAGCCAATAGCCAGCAGCTAAAAATATCTTAATGTCTATCTTATCTAACACCTTGACTTTCAAATATATATTTAAAGACCCTCCTGTTTAAACAAGAGGGTCTTTCTATTATACTCAAATTAAATCTAAGTTTTATTTAAACATATCAAAATATTCTTCTACTGTTGGAAACTTACCTAACACAGCTGCCATAGCTGCTACATGAGCACTACCTAAGTAGGTTTGAGAATCAGCAGGTCCAATTCTAGATTGGTAATTTCTAGTTGTAGTTGTTAATGCAGTTGACCCTGCTCCAATCCTACGCTTATTACCCATACATAATCCACAACCTGGCATAGTAATTGTAGCTCCTGCTGCTGTTAATTTAGCTAAACTTCCGTCTTTAGCTAACTCATTATAAATATCTCTAGAAGCAGGACATACCACAAAGTTAACCCCATGAGGTACCTTCTGACCTTCTATAATTCTAGCCGCAGCCCTAATACTCTCTAAATCTCCTCCAACACAGCTACCAATAAATACTTCATCTAACTTAGTTCCAGCTACTTCTGATAGTGGTGCTACATTATCAGGGTGATGTGGTTTAGCTACTAATGGTTCATCTACCTCATCTAAAGGAATCTCAATAGTAGCTGCATAGTCTGCATCTTCATCACCTTTTAATAATACTGGATCAGCTAAATAATCCTCTATAGCTTTGATTGTATCCTTTACAGATGGACAACTATCTGCATCAGGTCTAGATTTTAAATATTCTAGATTCTTCTCAACCGCTGCAATAGTCACTTCATCGGCTGGAACTGTACCAGCAGAAGCACTTCTCTCAGCTACTGCATTTGTTAAAATATAGCGTTCATCGGCATCTAAGAACTCTACACCTTCCATCTCAATAATTCTACCCGTATAAATATCTTTACCAACAGTCTTATCAGCATAAACTACTAAAGTAGAGACTAAATCTCTAGCTGTAATACCTTCTTTAGGATTGCCTTTAAAGATAACTCTAACAGATTCATCCATAGTTAAGTCTTGTTTACCATACTTCATAGCACCAGCAATAATATCAGAAGCCGCTGGGAAGGAAACCCCTTGTGGAGTTCTAGTATGAGAATCTCCACCTACAATTACATCAGTAGGTAATACAAAACGGTTACCGATAGTATGGATAATTCCTTCTCCTGTCTCTAAGCATACTCCACCACGTTTAGTCACAAATTCATCAATAAACTTATGTCTATCTCTATCTTCACTAGATGGGCATTCTCCAGTATGGCATAGGCTTTGAACTACAAATGATCCAAAATCTCCCCCAGCCATAGCTTGATACTCTTCTAAAGTCATTGGACCTGTAGTATCCTGAGAAAATGCACCTCTAATTTTAACCTCAGCCGTCTCTCCTGCTAAGATAGTATCCTTACCATCTAATCTATTCATTCCTACAATCTTTTGCGCTAGAGTCTGTGGTACTCTATCTTCTGCTTGTTCAACTTTAGCAGGTATTTTAGTCTGATCAAAATCAATGTTATTATCTAAACAGTATTCAACTGCCCATTTCTGTAGCTCATTTCCTGCATCAAAGGTAGTCATTCCTCCAGCAGCTATCTTATCTAATTGGAATGGAATAGGAAGTTTTACCTCTATCACTTGCTCTCCATTAACTATTAATTTTCTATTCTCTAAATCTAACTCTAAAGCATCTCCTTCTTTGATATTATCTGTATCACAAATAATAGGTAAAATACCAGATGCCACTAAAGAAACCTTAAATATAGGAGCCATACTTTTAGCAATAACTACTCCTCCAGCCTTCTTTTCTGGTTCTCCATCTACTGGCTTACCTAAGACTTGTAACATAGTATAAGTAGCTGACTTTCTAGAAGAACCTTCTCCTAATGCTGACCCTGCTACAAAAAAGATATCTTCATTTTTCTCTTTTAAATTCTGCAATCTATCTAAGAAATCTGCTTCATCTTCTCTACCATCCATAATAAATTGTGCATGTAAGGGATGGTCAGTTCTACTGTCAGCATTTTTAGATGGGCTTAAGTGCCCTGTAGTAATATTATCTCCAACTTTAATAGATAATCCCTGATATTTATCTTTTAAGTTCCACTCTTGTGCAAATTCCCTTTCAGCCCAACTTTTAATTAAATCTACAACCGTATTATTCTCCTTAGCTAAATCAATTAATCTATCAAATTCAGATCGATTGACCAAGACTGTATCCTTTAATAATTTTAATATCTCTTCAAAATAATGATCTTCTTCTAATAAATTAAGCAACTCAATAGTAGCTGCTCCACCTTGCATCTTATCTAACAATTTTAAGGCTTCATCTGAAGATAAATAATCACTTTTTAAATCTCCACTAATGATTTTAGCTAGTCCTTGAGCCTTAGCATAAGAAGATGGGAAAGTCCCTCTTCTTACCTCTTGTGATAATAACCTTAACACTAACTTATCTAAGCTCTCTTCTTCAAAGATAGTAAATTTCTTTTCTGATAACCCATCTAAGGTTAAAGCATTAACTAGCTCTTTAACCTGATCCTCATTCAAAGGCCTTGGATCTAAATTATAGTTCTTTCTTCTCTCTATTGCTTTCTGCTTATAATCTTTTAAAACCTTTAATAGCTTCTCCATACTCTCCTCCTATAAAATATTTTATTCTATTATCACTTATCCAAAAGTAATTTGGAAATGATATAATTTAAATGACTAGTTTTATTTTATAATTATATAATAAAACTTATAAATTTACAAATACATGACATTACTCCAAAGGAAACTTTAGCTAGATTAATTAAAATCATAAAACTATTTTCACATTAAAACTCCCTAAGTTAACTTAGGGAGTTTTTGGTCAGTTATATTTAATTATATTAAGACTTATTGATGACTTTCTGCTATTTCTTCTAAAGTAACCTTTTCTTCGGTAGATAATAACTTATCAAGATTTAATAATATAATTAACCTGTCTTCTAATTTACCAATTCCATCAATGTATTCATTTTTGATTCCTGCTATACCTCCACTAGACTTACTTATCTTTTCACTATCAATTCTAATCACTTCAGATGCATCATCAACAATAAATCCAACATCTACACCATTAATCTTCACCACTAAAATCCTATCCTCTGAATCAGTATTAAGTTCAAAGTCTAGCCTCTTTCTTAAATCAATAATAGTAATTATATCTCCTCTTAAATTAATGATTCCTTCAATAAAATTAGCTGTCTGAGGTAACTTAGTAACAGCTTGCGGCTTAATGATCTCTTGTACTTTAGTAATTTCAACCCCAAATTCTTCTGTAGCTAACTTAAAAATAATAAATTGGTTAATATCTGACATCATTAACTCCTCCTTTAGTTTGTTAGTTTATAGATAAATTAAATAATTAATTTATTTAATTATTAGAACCTTAATTAAAGAGAATCTAGCTTTACTTATTTATAAAGAACCATAGCACTAATACCAGGAACCAAAACTTCAGAACTATTAATAGTCTCCAAAACTTCTACTCCAGCCTTTTGGTCTTTAACTACTACCTTCCATTCTTCTTTATCTGGTAAATCTACAGTCTTAAATTCATGATTAGGATTTAAAATTACTAAAATTTCCTCCCAATCATCACCATTTGCATGATCTATTAACCGATACATAATTATCCCATCCCTAGTATCAATAAATTCTAAATGTTCTTTGATATCCTTAGAATTATTCATTCTAAAGGCAGGATGTTCTTTTCTAAGCTTTATTAAACCTTTATAATATAAAAAGCTATCTAAATTTTCAGCTTTCTTTTCCCATTCAATTTGGTTAATTCTATCAGGAGCATTATAACTATTTTCAACACCATATTTAGTACGTAATATCTCAACTCCCCCATGTAAGAAGGGAATCCCCTGAGATGTCAATACAATAGCATTACAAAAGTTATTCATTTTAATCTTACTTTCATTACTATCTACAGGATTGCTCTTCTCAATTTTATCCCATAGGGCCAAATCATCATGAGCAGAAACATAATTAATAACTTCTTCTGGGTTAGCAGCAAAAGAATTAATAGCAGCAACAATACCTTCTTTCACATAATTAATATTACTGATTTTACCAGTAGCATAACCTCTATCTTCTCCTCGAGTACTACCTTTAATAGCATCTCTTAAATTATCATTAAATACCCCAATTCTTAAGTTCTTCTGCTCTCCTTTTCGCATTTGTTCTTCTTCAGCTAATGGAGAATAATCTGCCATCCAGGGTTCACCATAAATTAAAATATTAGGATCAATTTTGTGAAGAGTTTGCTCAATTAACTTCATAGTATCTTTATCATGTAAGGCCATTAAGTCAAATCTAAAGCCATCAATGTGATATTCTTCAGCCCAATATTTAACAGAATCAACAATAAATTTACGAACCATCGGATTCTCTGAAGCCACTTCATTACCACATCCTGAGCCATTAGAAAATTCTCCACCTTCTTTCAGACGATAATAAGATTTAGGAGCTAACTTCCCAAAGCTTGAAGCCAAAGTTCTATAAGTATGGTTATAAACAACATCCATAACTACTCTAATACCATTCCTATGTAATGCTAAAACCATCTCTTTAAACTCTCTAACTCTTGATAAAGGGTCTGTAGAATCGGTAGAATAAGAACCTTCTGGAGCATTGTAGTTCATTGGATCATAGCCCCAATTATATTCTTCATCTTTACTTTCATCGACACTACCATAATCAAATACAGGTAATAAATGAAGATGAGTAATTCCTAACTCCTTCAAATGATCAATTCCCGTTCTAATCTTACTCCCTGCTAAAGTTGTTCCTTCCTCTGTAAAAGCTAAATATTTACCTTTATATTTCATTCCTGAATTCGGAGAAATAGAAAAATCTCTAACATGCATCTCATAAATGATAGAATTCTCAGGTGTTTTTAAACTTGGTCGCTTATCACTCTTCCAACCCTTGGGGTTTGTTTCTTCTAAATCAATTATTGCTCCTTTTAGACCATTTTGTGACACAGATCTAGCATAAGGATCTACTGCATAATATACTTCTTCTCCACGTTCTACTCGATAATGATAGAACTTATTCTTATGATCACCAGATAAGACTAAAGTCCAAATCCCATTATCCCCTTTATTCATCTCATATATATTATCAGCTTCTTGGAGATCAAAAGCTTCTTTATACAGAACTAGATCTACTCGCTTAGAATTAGGTGACCAAACCGAAAACTTCGTTTCTTTAGGACTATAACAAGCTCCTAATCTGTTTTGAGTACCTTGTAATCCTTTAACTTTAATATCTGAAAGATACTTAAACTGAGCCATATCATCCCCCCTCTTTTCTAGATAGGATAATTACCATTTATCAATAAGAAAAATATAAAGTCTGATTTACAATATCTAATTCAAAAATTACTCCTTATAGTTAAAATTAGACATTATAAAGATAAATCCTTTAATAAGCAATTTAAAACTTAGATAATACTTCAAAATTATTGGTCAACATAATATATCTATAATATAATTTTTTATAAAATATTCCTTTATCATAAATATAATACCCTTAGAAGAAACATTTTAGTTACATTCTAACTAATAATTTATTATCTTACTTAAAAAAAAAGGTTAACCATAAATGGCTAACCTTTTTGAAGATCAAATTAAAATATAAAAGAAAAACCTAAGATAGAATACATTCTATCCATTAGACTTCTACCTAAATCCTTCTTCTCTTTCAAATCACCACTACAATGCATACAATGATCTGTAACAGTATAATTCACACTACCACAATCTGGACACTTAACTTTACTTCTCATACTTTACTCCTCCTTATTAACTTATTTTCTTATAGAGTTATATTTTTATACCCGTATTATAACACAACATACTAATATTCACAAGTAGCTTTTTGAGTTCTTTTTTTTGCCAAAAAATATAAATATCTTACATGATATCTCTATTATATAAGGTTATTTAAAATAAAAAAAAGTTCAAGCAGCTTCCAAACTGCTTGAACTTTTTATCTTAAATTAGTTATTTTTTGGATCATAAACCAATTCATAGTAATCATTTAACATTCTGTGAGCAGAGAATTTCTCATAAGTATCTTTATGACTTTCTTTCATCATATTTACCCACTTCTCTCTATTGTCATAGTAAGTAGGTAATACTTGATTTAATAATACATCATAAAGGTTAGTTACATCATATTCATCTAATTGAGCAAGCTTTTCATCATAGCTTCCTTCAAAGTCTTCAGCAGTCTTAGCTTCTATACCATCTGGAGAAATTGCCCAACCATTTACACCATGATTACAAGCTTCTGGCCACCATCCATCAAGTGTACTTAGGTTTAATACTCCATTCATAGCAGCCTTCATACCAGAAGTACCACTAGCTTCTTTAGGACGACGTGGGTTATTTAACCATACATCTACACCTCTAGTTAATGCAGCACCAATAGTCATATCATAATCTTCTAAGAATACTACACTATTAGGATACTTATCAGTCATAGCGATAAGGTTAGTAACAATCTTTCTACCCATATCATCTAATGGATGTGCTTTACCAGCAAATACAATTTGTACTTTACCAGACTTTAAGTATTCTTCAATGATTTCTGGCTTACTGAAGATTAAATCACTTCTCTTGTAAGGAGCGGCACGACGAGCAAATCCAATTAATAGCTTGTCTGTATCTAACTTCACTCCATTTCTTTCTTCTACAAGATCAA
Above is a window of Orenia marismortui DSM 5156 DNA encoding:
- a CDS encoding SDR family oxidoreductase — translated: MLKDKVIVITGAGSGLGKVMSVLFAQKGAKLILVGRGLDKLERTAKLVRDIEGYADIFTADITVYEEVKRLFKFVKAEYYRVDILINNAGVGSFGKLEDLSLEEIDKMVDTNLKGTIFCTQKALSLMKLEDQGQIVNIISTAGKRGKAEESVYSASKFGVSGLTKSLQQELKESKIKITGVYVGGMETPFWEGVRDDISAFMSADNVAEAILELLDKPKNMNVSEIVIDRN
- a CDS encoding bifunctional aconitate hydratase 2/2-methylisocitrate dehydratase, with amino-acid sequence MEKLLKVLKDYKQKAIERRKNYNLDPRPLNEDQVKELVNALTLDGLSEKKFTIFEEESLDKLVLRLLSQEVRRGTFPSSYAKAQGLAKIISGDLKSDYLSSDEALKLLDKMQGGAATIELLNLLEEDHYFEEILKLLKDTVLVNRSEFDRLIDLAKENNTVVDLIKSWAEREFAQEWNLKDKYQGLSIKVGDNITTGHLSPSKNADSRTDHPLHAQFIMDGREDEADFLDRLQNLKEKNEDIFFVAGSALGEGSSRKSATYTMLQVLGKPVDGEPEKKAGGVVIAKSMAPIFKVSLVASGILPIICDTDNIKEGDALELDLENRKLIVNGEQVIEVKLPIPFQLDKIAAGGMTTFDAGNELQKWAVEYCLDNNIDFDQTKIPAKVEQAEDRVPQTLAQKIVGMNRLDGKDTILAGETAEVKIRGAFSQDTTGPMTLEEYQAMAGGDFGSFVVQSLCHTGECPSSEDRDRHKFIDEFVTKRGGVCLETGEGIIHTIGNRFVLPTDVIVGGDSHTRTPQGVSFPAASDIIAGAMKYGKQDLTMDESVRVIFKGNPKEGITARDLVSTLVVYADKTVGKDIYTGRIIEMEGVEFLDADERYILTNAVAERSASAGTVPADEVTIAAVEKNLEYLKSRPDADSCPSVKDTIKAIEDYLADPVLLKGDEDADYAATIEIPLDEVDEPLVAKPHHPDNVAPLSEVAGTKLDEVFIGSCVGGDLESIRAAARIIEGQKVPHGVNFVVCPASRDIYNELAKDGSLAKLTAAGATITMPGCGLCMGNKRRIGAGSTALTTTTRNYQSRIGPADSQTYLGSAHVAAMAAVLGKFPTVEEYFDMFK
- a CDS encoding chemotaxis protein CheW, encoding MSDINQFIIFKLATEEFGVEITKVQEIIKPQAVTKLPQTANFIEGIINLRGDIITIIDLRKRLDFELNTDSEDRILVVKINGVDVGFIVDDASEVIRIDSEKISKSSGGIAGIKNEYIDGIGKLEDRLIILLNLDKLLSTEEKVTLEEIAESHQ
- the pulA gene encoding type I pullulanase, which gives rise to MAQFKYLSDIKVKGLQGTQNRLGACYSPKETKFSVWSPNSKRVDLVLYKEAFDLQEADNIYEMNKGDNGIWTLVLSGDHKNKFYHYRVERGEEVYYAVDPYARSVSQNGLKGAIIDLEETNPKGWKSDKRPSLKTPENSIIYEMHVRDFSISPNSGMKYKGKYLAFTEEGTTLAGSKIRTGIDHLKELGITHLHLLPVFDYGSVDESKDEEYNWGYDPMNYNAPEGSYSTDSTDPLSRVREFKEMVLALHRNGIRVVMDVVYNHTYRTLASSFGKLAPKSYYRLKEGGEFSNGSGCGNEVASENPMVRKFIVDSVKYWAEEYHIDGFRFDLMALHDKDTMKLIEQTLHKIDPNILIYGEPWMADYSPLAEEEQMRKGEQKNLRIGVFNDNLRDAIKGSTRGEDRGYATGKISNINYVKEGIVAAINSFAANPEEVINYVSAHDDLALWDKIEKSNPVDSNESKIKMNNFCNAIVLTSQGIPFLHGGVEILRTKYGVENSYNAPDRINQIEWEKKAENLDSFLYYKGLIKLRKEHPAFRMNNSKDIKEHLEFIDTRDGIIMYRLIDHANGDDWEEILVILNPNHEFKTVDLPDKEEWKVVVKDQKAGVEVLETINSSEVLVPGISAMVLYK
- a CDS encoding zinc ribbon domain-containing protein, whose protein sequence is MRSKVKCPDCGSVNYTVTDHCMHCSGDLKEKKDLGRSLMDRMYSILGFSFIF